TGTTGGGCTTGGTATAGAAACAATACAATCCAATTGAAGTTGAAGCCAAAAGTAATCTCATCACATAGAGCTGTAAACCAAATGTTTTATGTGTAAAAAGTAATATGCGTTATTTGGATCCAGATCTTGATGCAAGATAGAATATATGAAAAGAAAAAACAGACAATTCTGAGATTTATCAAAAAACATAGAAAAGTGGACCATTCATTTATTCTAAATGAAGTCAATATCGATTATGACACTTTAATGAAGATAATTTCTGAGTTACATAGTGAAGGACTATTGGACCCTAAATTAAGTTAGGTTTAGGATGTAACCCTTAGGTGTACCTTAGAAAGTAGGTCACTAAGAAGATTTTACCAGCTTTGAAGGACTGATAGTGAGATAAACCTCTATCCAAATTACCAAACCATCAGATCCAAACTTTACAGGATTCCACTATTTCTAATGGTTGCTTTTTGTATACTATTTGTCTAATCTCTCATTAACCGTATTTTTCTCAGCCTTTACCAATAGAATCTCCATGATAGAATTGATATAGATGAGGAAACCCTTTGATCATCTCTCTCGTTTTGTAGCTCCTAAAAAAATGGGTAAAAATAGGATGATTTGTAGACCTGTATTCACAAAATACCTGCGAAATCCCTTACCACCTTATGTTTGATAATTGCATTTCGAATCGTAACTTCTGTATTTCCGACATTGGATTAAATTCCACTCTCACGTAATTTCGCAGAGAATCTGATGTTATGGTTTGATATTTGTATGAATATTTCTTATATCTAGGATTGTCAGTCATCATCGACCAAATTACATGGGTTATGTCCTTCTAGTTCTCAAAAAATAAAATTGGTTATAGAGAATATACTGATATTATAAGCAGAGGTTTCCAGGTTGAACAGTAAAAAATCAATACTAATTACATCACCATAAAAGGATAGACATCTGAATTAGCCATTCTCAAGTGTATTCGCCTAGTTAGTCTGTTCCCCAAGGATTATCTATGACAAACTTCCAGGATCCATCGGATTGTTGACGTAACACATCTGTGGATTTGGAATACATATCGACAGGGTTCCCATCAGGTCCAGTTCCACTACAAGACCATTCGGTAGTAACCAATGCAAGATCGCTTGCTTGAAGTACCCTCTTTACTTTTAAATCCAGCTTACCCTTTAGGTCGATAAAATTACGCAGGCATTGACGTATGGATTCAGAATTATTTACGAGTTGGCCAGGCTGTGGCGCAAAACATGCATCAGCCTCATAGAGTGTCATGAGGGAATCCAAGTCTCCCGAGGTTATGCCTTCAACCACCGAATTTAATACATCTCTGGGTGTCATTTTTTTAGACATCAAGTTTTTTTTGTAATAGTTGGTTTTAAGTTTATCAGAAAAGAATAACCAGGAGTCAACTAAAAGACAATTGCAGATGAGAGTCATATTCTTTTGTTTTTTCCACTAGGTACGGAAAGCAATTCTTCATTATTGTCCATGTAACATCTTATAATTTCACATAAAAACAATTTAAGATTCAACCATTTCATATCAGTATTCCTATCATGCACCTGAAGCAATATTCTCTGATACGCTATATAGAGCTCCTTGGCCTCCATCTGCCCTACTATAAGTTAGTATATACAAATTGCCATCGGGCCCTGTTTCGATATCTGTTATTCCTTTGAATCCACTGCCCAAAGTTATGGAAGAAATCTCATCTTCATCTGATGCAATTAAGTCATTTGCGATATTTGGATTATCAAAGTGTAAGCCAGTTCTATTCTCATTTACTTTAAAGAAAAACAAACTGCCTTCAGTTATATCACCCACGAATATGTTGTTTTCATATTTTTTGCCCAAATTATCTGACTTAAAAAATTCTATGTCGGTAACTCCTCTTGATTGTTCCCAACTCAAAAG
This Candidatus Nitrosocosmicus oleophilus DNA region includes the following protein-coding sequences:
- a CDS encoding YybH family protein, with the protein product MTPRDVLNSVVEGITSGDLDSLMTLYEADACFAPQPGQLVNNSESIRQCLRNFIDLKGKLDLKVKRVLQASDLALVTTEWSCSGTGPDGNPVDMYSKSTDVLRQQSDGSWKFVIDNPWGTD